A part of Deltaproteobacteria bacterium genomic DNA contains:
- a CDS encoding hemerythrin domain-containing protein, with protein sequence MPKTRRGFLTLAGAALMVAGLPAIAPVAAKEELQETEISPAEDLMREHGILRRLLLIYDEVLRRMDKNTETPAEVISGSAGIVRRFIENYHEKLEEEEVFPRFNKAGRLTGLVKVLYGQHQAGRRLTDEILRTSSASALGIGQPRHELVESLERFIRMYRPHAAREDTVLFPSFRTILTAKEYDQLGEKFEDKEMELFGKGGFEKIVEEVAELERKLGVYDLAQFTP encoded by the coding sequence ATGCCAAAAACGCGCCGCGGTTTTCTGACCCTTGCAGGCGCCGCATTGATGGTTGCGGGGCTTCCCGCTATTGCGCCTGTCGCTGCGAAAGAGGAATTACAGGAAACAGAGATCAGTCCTGCGGAAGACCTGATGCGGGAGCATGGGATTCTACGTCGCCTGCTCCTTATCTATGATGAGGTGCTCCGACGCATGGACAAGAATACGGAAACACCCGCTGAAGTCATCTCCGGTTCAGCCGGGATCGTCCGCCGGTTCATTGAAAACTATCATGAAAAGCTCGAAGAAGAAGAGGTCTTTCCCCGCTTCAATAAAGCAGGGAGGCTCACCGGTCTCGTGAAGGTGCTCTATGGTCAGCACCAGGCGGGACGCCGTCTTACGGATGAGATCTTGCGCACCTCAAGTGCTTCCGCCCTTGGTATCGGCCAGCCACGACACGAACTGGTCGAATCGCTCGAGCGGTTCATCCGTATGTACCGTCCCCATGCGGCTCGTGAAGATACCGTTCTTTTCCCTTCTTTCAGGACGATTCTCACCGCCAAGGAGTACGATCAATTGGGTGAAAAGTTCGAGGACAAGGAAATGGAGCTTTTCGGGAAGGGCGGATTTGAGAAGATCGTGGAGGAAGTCGCCGAATTGGAGAGAAAACTGGGCGTGTACGATCTTGCGCAATTCACCCCTTAA